In the genome of Myxococcus stipitatus, one region contains:
- a CDS encoding kelch repeat-containing protein, translating to MKTPGFMSLLVGAVVLLAGCFDFDEDQKAWCKSHPEACAPLIEEKPAKAVYVEKKKTVSLRVQAKDPAGDALRFSWSSNAGTFGAPSDTGTTTDITWTAPDCVPPPAASLTLTASSTREATSSVTFSAFGMPECPTLTATGPLATARTGHTATLLYSSDVLVLGGEASGTPLSRAEVYTPRSQAWAPSPELLPARTGHGAVRLDSGVVLVTGGRGSSGALKNADLFDPDARTWTPVTPLTTGRYGHAAVLLRSGKVFVTGGTDGKDIIATTEIFTQGAQPEWAPASNARVPRNHPVATVVGSGKVLVSGGMTVGGSYPGNADVYDPDTGTWTQVDAAGEGRVGHTATVLPSGQVLVTGGANAQSALDSSVVVDVENRRASQSGRLGTARSGHTATLLPSGLVLVTGGRDMDRKVVASAEVFDPETGTWSPTLPLATARHGHSAILLGSGKVLLVGGESEGGALVSAELYDPGTKTWTSTARLLTERVDHTATLLESGQVLVLGGSSLSASGSDVFLAAAERYDPATGKWANTASMQAARKRHTATLLPSGRVLVVGGHNATRDVTEVELFDPAAGSWSSGGKLLAGRFFHSATLLPSGKVLVAGGDGDGGPLASAELYDPALGTWEATGAMNVGRVSHTATLLPSGEVLVTGGYGFVSGVGVVLHSAELYDPKTGTWAFTGPMSITRGNHTATLLPSGKVLVVAGHSTTGQVASVRTAELYDPATRKWAATGSLTENRRTHSTVLLASGKVLVTGGFGGFEDRFYLSQSEVFDPATERWSLTSGLLTPRQGATATVLPLGKVLVTGGRGYENVQGEAELYMP from the coding sequence ATGAAGACCCCCGGATTCATGTCCCTGCTCGTGGGGGCGGTGGTGCTCCTCGCCGGGTGCTTCGACTTCGACGAGGACCAGAAGGCCTGGTGCAAGAGCCACCCCGAGGCCTGTGCTCCCCTCATCGAGGAGAAGCCGGCCAAGGCGGTCTACGTCGAGAAGAAGAAGACCGTGAGTCTCCGTGTCCAGGCGAAGGACCCCGCGGGTGACGCCCTTCGATTCTCGTGGTCCTCGAACGCGGGGACCTTCGGCGCGCCGAGCGACACCGGGACGACGACGGACATCACCTGGACGGCGCCGGACTGTGTGCCGCCTCCCGCCGCGTCCCTCACGCTCACCGCGAGCAGCACGCGGGAAGCCACCTCCTCCGTGACGTTCTCCGCCTTCGGCATGCCGGAGTGTCCGACGCTGACGGCCACCGGCCCGCTCGCGACGGCGCGCACCGGGCACACGGCGACGCTGCTGTACTCGAGCGATGTGCTGGTGCTGGGTGGCGAGGCCTCCGGCACTCCGCTGAGCCGCGCGGAGGTGTACACGCCTCGCTCCCAGGCGTGGGCCCCCTCGCCCGAGCTGCTTCCCGCGCGGACGGGACACGGCGCGGTGCGGCTCGACTCCGGCGTGGTGCTGGTGACGGGAGGCCGCGGTTCGAGCGGCGCCCTCAAGAACGCGGACCTGTTCGACCCGGATGCGCGCACGTGGACCCCCGTGACGCCCCTCACGACGGGCCGCTACGGCCACGCCGCCGTGCTCCTGCGCAGCGGGAAGGTGTTCGTGACGGGCGGCACCGACGGCAAGGACATCATCGCCACGACGGAGATCTTCACCCAGGGGGCGCAGCCGGAGTGGGCCCCCGCGAGCAACGCCCGCGTGCCTCGCAACCATCCGGTGGCCACCGTGGTGGGCTCGGGGAAGGTGCTCGTGTCGGGAGGCATGACCGTGGGCGGGAGCTATCCCGGCAACGCGGATGTCTATGACCCGGACACGGGGACCTGGACCCAGGTGGACGCGGCGGGCGAAGGCCGCGTCGGCCACACCGCGACGGTGCTGCCCTCGGGGCAGGTGCTGGTGACGGGCGGCGCGAATGCGCAGAGCGCGCTCGACTCCTCGGTGGTCGTCGACGTGGAGAACCGGCGGGCGTCCCAGAGCGGGCGTCTGGGGACCGCTCGCTCCGGACACACGGCGACGTTGCTTCCGTCCGGGTTGGTCCTCGTCACGGGCGGACGCGACATGGACCGGAAGGTCGTGGCCTCGGCGGAGGTCTTCGACCCGGAGACTGGGACGTGGTCGCCGACGTTGCCACTCGCGACGGCGCGCCATGGCCACTCGGCCATCCTGCTCGGGTCCGGCAAGGTGCTGCTGGTGGGAGGAGAAAGCGAGGGCGGCGCGCTCGTGTCCGCCGAGCTCTATGACCCCGGGACGAAGACCTGGACCAGCACGGCCCGCCTGCTCACCGAGCGCGTGGACCACACGGCCACGCTTCTCGAGTCAGGACAGGTCCTGGTGCTGGGGGGCAGCAGCCTGTCGGCCTCGGGCTCCGATGTCTTCCTCGCGGCGGCGGAGCGGTATGACCCCGCGACGGGCAAGTGGGCCAACACGGCGTCCATGCAGGCCGCGCGCAAGCGCCACACGGCGACGCTGCTGCCCTCCGGGCGCGTCCTGGTTGTCGGCGGCCACAATGCCACCCGCGACGTGACGGAGGTGGAGCTCTTCGACCCTGCCGCGGGGAGCTGGTCCTCCGGCGGGAAGCTCCTGGCGGGCCGGTTCTTCCATTCGGCCACGTTGCTGCCGTCGGGCAAGGTCCTGGTCGCGGGAGGAGATGGCGACGGAGGACCGCTCGCCTCGGCGGAGCTGTATGACCCCGCCTTGGGGACGTGGGAGGCCACGGGGGCCATGAACGTTGGCCGCGTGAGTCACACGGCGACGCTGCTCCCTTCGGGGGAGGTGCTCGTGACGGGCGGATACGGGTTCGTCTCGGGGGTGGGCGTCGTACTCCATTCCGCGGAGCTCTATGACCCGAAGACGGGGACATGGGCCTTCACGGGCCCCATGTCCATCACTCGCGGCAACCACACGGCGACGCTGCTCCCCTCGGGGAAGGTGCTGGTGGTCGCGGGCCACAGCACGACGGGGCAGGTGGCGTCCGTGCGGACGGCGGAGCTCTACGACCCGGCGACTCGCAAGTGGGCGGCGACCGGGAGCCTCACCGAGAATCGGCGGACCCACTCCACCGTCTTGCTGGCCTCGGGAAAGGTGCTCGTCACAGGGGGCTTCGGAGGCTTCGAGGACCGCTTCTATCTCTCGCAGAGTGAGGTGTTCGACCCGGCGACGGAGCGGTGGTCGCTCACCAGCGGACTGCTGACCCCGCGGCAGGGGGCGACGGCGACAGTGCTTCCCTTGGGCAAGGTCCTGGTGACCGGCGGCCGGGGCTACGAGAACGTGCAGGGAGAGGCCGAGCTGTACATGCCGTGA
- a CDS encoding class I SAM-dependent methyltransferase, translating into MTSKGVAGLAKEVGDDWKEHAYYEEVERFMPDAWKNLIWPVIGECEFTSVVDLAAGHGRNTEFLLPLARSLHVVDINKENIDFCRRRFKGRDANLRYVVNDGSSLSALRDDSVTLVYCFDAMVHFDSDVVRNYLREFFRILEPGAHAFIHHSNYTANPCGKWMDNPNIRNFMSKELFAHYAHKEGLTVAFQKVIEWGGNPALDCLSLLRKPNPPRRIKGKYTQRDGMLFVLAGTHESATFSLARPGTVTLEAHAHAWCGRLVVKQSGRVLATFDVHAEQPQSMPCVFEAEAGELSLHAEDRGDGRGEAWVKNIDIQWRKADAAPRA; encoded by the coding sequence ATGACGAGCAAGGGAGTCGCAGGCCTGGCCAAAGAGGTGGGGGACGACTGGAAGGAGCACGCGTACTACGAAGAGGTCGAGCGCTTCATGCCCGACGCGTGGAAGAACCTCATCTGGCCTGTCATCGGCGAGTGTGAGTTCACCTCCGTCGTCGACCTCGCGGCCGGCCACGGCCGGAACACCGAGTTCCTGCTGCCCCTGGCGCGCAGCCTCCACGTGGTGGACATCAACAAGGAGAACATCGACTTCTGCCGCCGCCGCTTCAAGGGCCGGGACGCCAACCTCCGCTATGTCGTCAACGACGGCTCCTCGCTCTCGGCGCTGCGCGATGACTCGGTGACGCTCGTCTACTGTTTCGACGCCATGGTCCACTTCGACAGTGACGTGGTTCGGAACTACCTGCGGGAGTTCTTCCGCATCCTGGAGCCCGGCGCCCACGCGTTCATCCACCACTCGAACTACACGGCCAATCCCTGCGGCAAATGGATGGACAATCCCAACATCCGCAACTTCATGAGCAAGGAGCTCTTCGCGCACTACGCGCACAAGGAGGGGCTGACCGTCGCGTTCCAGAAGGTGATTGAGTGGGGCGGAAACCCGGCGCTCGACTGTCTCTCCCTCCTGCGCAAGCCGAACCCGCCTCGACGCATCAAGGGGAAGTACACGCAGCGCGACGGGATGCTCTTCGTGCTCGCGGGCACCCACGAGTCAGCGACGTTCTCGCTCGCCCGCCCCGGGACCGTCACGCTGGAGGCGCATGCCCATGCGTGGTGCGGACGGCTCGTGGTGAAGCAGTCGGGCCGGGTGCTCGCCACCTTCGACGTCCACGCGGAGCAGCCCCAGTCGATGCCGTGTGTCTTCGAGGCCGAGGCGGGTGAGCTCTCCCTCCACGCCGAGGACCGAGGCGATGGCCGGGGCGAGGCCTGGGTGAAGAACATCGACATCCAGTGGCGGAAGGCCGACGCGGCCCCCCGCGCCTGA
- a CDS encoding CocE/NonD family hydrolase yields the protein MRHLLCLTLLVSTLVHAQPRDFAAPASTTAEELDRAIPALAREVLAVYQEQDLGTRLGHLFRLQLATGDFGGAVASIRALRPLRETNVPLKGTTFLQYEVHAKARLDQATHGTPYAKALRAAFQESFGALDDLAAFQATGMFRFDLERARTDLETAVEGARKSGRVTLPQALDLVRLYQVHRAYQALLAESEALWAEDDSRRYLIEKDVLVPTPDGAAVSVIVVRPRKATDRLPTVMSFTIYANAFNLSEAMRSAAHGYAGVTANTRGKRNSPQEPVPFEHDGADAIAVIDWVSRQPWSDGQVGMFGGSYEGFTQWSAAKRGHPALKTIMPSVPVAPGIDVPMQGNVFQNFFYKWPRYVTLDKGLADADYFDGARWDALDERWYTSGEPYRALEKLDGRPNPFFQRWLKHPTYDAYWRKMIPYREEFARVRIPILTTTGYYDGCSLSAMYYLTEHLKYAKDANHTFVIGPYDHVGGQRVSSDELRGYRIDPVARLDVEALRYQWMDHVLRQGPRPALLKDRINYQVMGANTWKHAHDLGGVSNDSLTLYLAPASSGDTHLLTARPPAPGTALRQRVDFKDRSPGGHYEPENIVAATAGVHNGFMFVSEPLPAPVELSGLFSGRLDFISNKKDFDFSVVLYERTAKGEYIYLSYLLTRASHVGDRTRRRLLVPGKQQRLTFQSGRMTSRKLEAGSQLVIGLAINKHSQSQLNHGTGKDVSDESIADAKVPLDVSWLGGSRVVLPLWREPPPIATPAPTHP from the coding sequence ATGCGCCATCTGCTCTGTCTCACCCTCCTCGTCTCCACGCTCGTCCACGCCCAGCCGCGCGACTTCGCCGCGCCGGCCTCCACCACCGCCGAGGAGCTGGACCGCGCCATTCCAGCGCTCGCGCGCGAGGTGCTGGCCGTGTACCAGGAGCAGGACCTCGGCACGAGACTGGGCCACCTGTTCCGACTCCAGCTCGCCACGGGGGACTTCGGCGGCGCCGTCGCCTCCATCCGCGCCCTGCGGCCCCTGCGCGAGACGAATGTGCCCCTCAAGGGCACCACCTTCCTCCAGTACGAAGTCCACGCGAAGGCCCGGCTCGATCAGGCCACGCACGGGACACCCTACGCGAAGGCCCTCCGCGCGGCGTTCCAGGAGTCCTTTGGCGCCCTCGACGACCTGGCGGCCTTTCAGGCGACGGGCATGTTCCGCTTCGACCTGGAGCGAGCCCGGACGGACCTGGAGACCGCCGTCGAGGGCGCTCGGAAGTCCGGACGCGTCACGCTGCCCCAGGCCCTGGACCTGGTGCGCCTCTATCAGGTGCATCGGGCCTATCAGGCGCTGCTCGCGGAGTCGGAGGCCCTTTGGGCCGAGGATGACTCCCGCCGCTACCTCATCGAGAAGGACGTGCTGGTGCCCACGCCCGACGGGGCCGCCGTGTCCGTCATCGTGGTGCGTCCGCGCAAGGCCACCGACCGCCTGCCCACCGTGATGTCTTTCACCATCTACGCCAACGCGTTCAACCTGAGCGAGGCCATGCGCTCGGCGGCCCACGGATACGCGGGGGTGACGGCGAACACCCGCGGCAAGCGCAACAGCCCCCAGGAGCCCGTCCCCTTCGAGCACGATGGAGCTGACGCCATCGCCGTCATCGACTGGGTGAGCCGCCAGCCGTGGAGCGATGGACAGGTCGGCATGTTCGGCGGCAGCTACGAGGGCTTCACCCAGTGGTCCGCGGCGAAGCGGGGACACCCGGCGCTCAAGACCATCATGCCTTCGGTCCCCGTCGCCCCCGGCATCGACGTGCCCATGCAGGGCAACGTCTTCCAGAACTTCTTCTACAAGTGGCCGCGCTACGTCACGCTCGACAAGGGCCTGGCGGACGCGGACTACTTCGACGGCGCCCGCTGGGACGCGCTCGACGAGCGCTGGTACACGAGCGGCGAGCCCTACCGCGCCCTGGAGAAGCTGGACGGACGCCCCAACCCCTTCTTCCAGCGCTGGCTGAAGCACCCGACCTACGACGCGTACTGGCGGAAGATGATTCCCTACCGAGAGGAGTTCGCCCGCGTCCGCATCCCCATCCTCACCACGACGGGCTACTACGACGGCTGCTCCTTGAGCGCGATGTACTACCTCACCGAGCACCTGAAGTACGCGAAGGACGCCAACCACACCTTCGTCATCGGGCCGTATGACCACGTCGGCGGACAGCGCGTCTCCAGCGACGAGCTGCGCGGCTATCGCATCGACCCCGTCGCCCGGCTCGACGTGGAGGCGCTGCGCTACCAGTGGATGGACCATGTGCTCCGCCAGGGGCCTCGGCCCGCGCTGCTCAAGGACCGCATCAACTACCAGGTGATGGGGGCGAACACGTGGAAGCACGCGCATGACCTGGGCGGCGTGAGCAATGACTCGCTCACCCTGTACCTGGCGCCGGCCTCGTCGGGAGACACCCACCTGCTCACCGCCCGGCCGCCCGCGCCGGGCACGGCGCTGCGCCAGCGCGTGGACTTCAAGGACCGCTCCCCCGGTGGACACTACGAGCCCGAGAACATCGTCGCCGCCACGGCGGGTGTGCACAACGGCTTCATGTTCGTCAGCGAGCCGCTCCCCGCTCCCGTGGAGCTGAGCGGCCTGTTCTCCGGGCGCCTCGACTTCATCAGCAACAAGAAGGACTTCGACTTCAGCGTGGTGCTCTACGAGCGCACGGCGAAGGGTGAGTACATCTACCTGTCCTATCTGCTGACCCGCGCCAGCCACGTCGGAGACCGCACCCGGCGGCGACTGCTCGTGCCCGGCAAGCAGCAGCGCCTCACGTTCCAGAGCGGCCGGATGACCAGCCGGAAGCTCGAGGCCGGCAGCCAGCTCGTCATCGGCCTCGCCATCAACAAGCACTCCCAATCCCAGCTCAACCACGGCACGGGCAAGGACGTCAGCGATGAGTCCATCGCCGACGCGAAGGTTCCGCTCGACGTCTCCTGGCTCGGCGGCAGCCGCGTGGTCCTCCCCCTCTGGCGGGAGCCGCCGCCCATTGCAACACCCGCCCCTACACATCCTTGA
- a CDS encoding energy transducer TonB: MPEFPEEVHREGTVVMVVLECTLGTDGRPRNIQVVEASTQELTGIVVRSLAGFRFFPATFAGHPIEIRYGMSASAYPQAMKLTPEQELAWGQVRVKTFPKSLQAWLHLSRVLARDNAQAPGYEQALRELNFLSPSYWWSATELAWLYAEAGRYEEAAPLALTGRRHAPENAYALETSARVAFHQNRCPEAVEEQRLALSKLPEEWPREERERFERTLADYQRQCAAPPSVPVAPST; the protein is encoded by the coding sequence ATGCCCGAGTTCCCCGAGGAGGTTCATCGAGAGGGGACCGTGGTCATGGTCGTTCTCGAATGCACCCTCGGAACGGATGGCCGTCCTCGAAACATCCAGGTGGTGGAGGCCTCGACGCAGGAGCTCACGGGCATCGTGGTGAGGTCCCTGGCGGGCTTCCGCTTCTTTCCCGCGACCTTCGCGGGACACCCCATCGAGATTCGCTACGGCATGTCCGCCAGCGCCTACCCCCAGGCGATGAAGCTCACGCCCGAGCAAGAGCTGGCGTGGGGCCAGGTCCGCGTCAAGACCTTCCCCAAGAGCCTCCAGGCCTGGTTGCACCTGTCGCGGGTGCTGGCGCGAGACAACGCCCAGGCCCCTGGCTACGAGCAGGCCTTGCGGGAGCTGAACTTCCTCAGCCCCAGCTACTGGTGGAGCGCGACCGAGCTCGCCTGGCTGTATGCGGAGGCGGGACGCTACGAAGAGGCCGCGCCGCTCGCGCTCACGGGACGCCGCCATGCTCCCGAGAACGCCTACGCGCTGGAGACCTCGGCCCGCGTGGCCTTCCACCAGAACCGCTGCCCGGAGGCCGTCGAGGAGCAGCGACTGGCCCTCTCGAAGCTCCCCGAGGAGTGGCCTCGCGAGGAGCGGGAGCGCTTCGAGCGCACACTCGCCGACTACCAGCGACAGTGCGCGGCGCCTCCGTCCGTGCCTGTTGCTCCGAGCACCTGA
- a CDS encoding type 1 glutamine amidotransferase domain-containing protein yields the protein MEALTAVKVLLIVTSHSQFGDTGEKTGFWLEELAAPYAQFVQAGAQVDIASPRGGTPPVDPRSEKEASPATKAFLADAQAKRKLANTLTLAQVKDTYDAYFVVGGHGVMWDLAKHEPTHQLLSSGYARGAVVAAVCHGPAALVGVKGPDGKPLVAGKRVAAFSNAEEKAAKFDAIVPFALETRLREQGARYESGPLWGSFTVSDGRLVTGQNPASSADTAREVLRVLREKKP from the coding sequence ATGGAAGCGCTGACCGCCGTGAAGGTCCTGCTGATTGTCACCAGCCACTCACAGTTCGGAGACACCGGAGAGAAGACCGGCTTCTGGCTCGAGGAGCTCGCCGCGCCCTATGCGCAGTTCGTCCAGGCCGGCGCCCAGGTGGACATCGCCTCGCCTCGGGGCGGCACGCCGCCGGTGGACCCTCGCAGCGAGAAGGAAGCGTCCCCGGCCACGAAGGCCTTCCTCGCTGATGCCCAGGCGAAGCGGAAGCTCGCGAACACGCTCACGCTCGCGCAGGTAAAGGACACCTACGATGCGTACTTCGTCGTGGGCGGCCACGGCGTCATGTGGGACCTGGCGAAGCATGAGCCCACCCACCAGCTCCTGTCCTCGGGATACGCACGAGGCGCGGTGGTGGCGGCCGTCTGCCATGGGCCCGCGGCGCTCGTGGGCGTGAAGGGGCCGGATGGCAAGCCCCTGGTGGCCGGCAAGCGCGTGGCGGCCTTCAGCAACGCGGAAGAGAAGGCCGCGAAGTTCGACGCCATCGTCCCCTTCGCGCTGGAGACGCGCCTGCGTGAGCAGGGCGCCCGCTACGAGTCCGGCCCCTTGTGGGGGAGCTTCACCGTGAGCGACGGGCGCCTCGTCACGGGACAGAACCCGGCCTCCTCCGCCGACACCGCACGCGAGGTGCTCCGCGTGCTGCGCGAGAAGAAGCCGTAG
- a CDS encoding alpha/beta hydrolase: MNSNLAARILLGVLMTVVTAGCAASSVQPPGGAASPRGAYAQVHGLNMYYEVHGPPSGRPLVLLHGGGSTIHTTFGTLLPWLARDRRVIGVEQQAHGHTADIDRPLSFEQMADDTAALLQQLDIPDADILGFSNGGVVAMQLAMRHPQRVHSLILASTHSTRDGCYSYMWEGFPRATLDVMPAVLRDAYLQASSNPEGLQVLFRKTVTMMMGFKDLDSEALKKVTVPTLIMTADGDVVRPEHSVELMRLFPHAQLAIFPGAVHGSYLGVAESAEHKPGSQVPKLASVMIDEFLNEHR, encoded by the coding sequence ATGAACTCGAACCTCGCCGCACGAATCCTCCTGGGTGTCCTGATGACGGTCGTCACCGCGGGATGCGCCGCAAGCTCCGTCCAGCCCCCAGGGGGAGCTGCCTCCCCCCGTGGGGCCTATGCCCAGGTGCATGGGCTCAACATGTACTACGAGGTGCACGGCCCGCCCTCGGGCCGCCCGCTGGTCCTCCTCCATGGAGGCGGGTCGACGATTCACACCACCTTCGGGACGCTGCTCCCGTGGCTGGCCAGGGACCGTCGCGTCATCGGCGTGGAGCAGCAGGCCCATGGACACACGGCCGACATCGACCGACCGCTGTCCTTCGAGCAGATGGCGGATGACACGGCGGCCCTGCTCCAGCAGCTCGACATCCCGGACGCGGACATCCTCGGCTTCAGCAACGGGGGCGTCGTCGCCATGCAGCTGGCGATGAGACACCCCCAGCGCGTCCACTCGCTCATCCTGGCGTCGACCCACTCCACGCGCGACGGGTGTTACTCATACATGTGGGAGGGCTTCCCCCGCGCGACCCTGGACGTGATGCCGGCGGTCCTGCGCGACGCCTATCTCCAGGCGTCCTCGAACCCCGAGGGACTCCAGGTCCTGTTCCGGAAGACAGTCACCATGATGATGGGGTTCAAGGACCTGGACTCGGAGGCGCTGAAGAAGGTCACCGTGCCCACGCTCATCATGACCGCGGATGGAGACGTCGTCCGGCCGGAGCACTCGGTCGAGCTGATGCGGCTCTTTCCCCACGCGCAGCTGGCCATCTTCCCAGGCGCGGTGCATGGCTCGTATCTGGGCGTGGCGGAGTCCGCGGAGCACAAGCCGGGAAGCCAGGTGCCGAAGCTCGCCTCGGTCATGATTGACGAGTTCCTGAACGAGCACCGCTGA
- a CDS encoding RNA polymerase sigma factor encodes MRGSWRGFLDVYEPLRPELYRYCRHLTGSPWDAEDLAQEALARAFATLARLIEPPPHPRAWLFRVASNLWVDQLRRRRDTPGAVPESATSPEARAPREAMGTLVTLLSPQERAAVVLKDVFDLTLEEIAEALSTTVGAIKAALHRGRTKLVDTSELKEGLMVAPGKLDAFCEAFNARDIDRLAAMLLDSATIEVVGASTGYGREVARKRVLPGMMFGSRVLADLTLSCGVELRYRHGALPTPPRAEVRLHRGEPLLLSWYAHEDGEAVRAVTRLTFDDSGLVSHLHNYFYTPEVIAEVCQELGVPFRVNGYFSSEACGSSGRCADPNPET; translated from the coding sequence GTGCGTGGCTCGTGGCGCGGCTTCCTCGACGTCTACGAGCCGCTGCGCCCGGAGCTGTACCGCTATTGTCGCCACCTCACGGGCTCCCCCTGGGACGCGGAGGACCTGGCCCAGGAGGCCCTGGCGCGGGCGTTCGCCACCCTGGCGCGACTCATCGAGCCGCCCCCTCATCCCCGGGCCTGGCTGTTCCGCGTCGCGTCGAACCTCTGGGTCGACCAGCTCCGGCGCAGGCGCGACACGCCGGGCGCCGTGCCGGAGTCCGCCACCTCCCCCGAAGCGCGAGCCCCCCGCGAGGCGATGGGGACGCTGGTCACCCTGCTCTCGCCACAGGAGCGCGCGGCGGTGGTCCTCAAGGACGTCTTCGACCTGACGCTCGAGGAGATCGCCGAGGCCCTGTCCACCACCGTGGGCGCCATCAAGGCCGCGCTGCATCGCGGGCGCACGAAGCTGGTCGACACCTCCGAGCTGAAGGAGGGACTCATGGTGGCGCCCGGGAAGCTCGATGCCTTCTGTGAAGCCTTCAATGCGCGGGACATCGACCGGCTCGCCGCGATGCTCCTCGACTCCGCCACCATCGAGGTCGTCGGCGCGTCGACGGGCTATGGCCGCGAGGTCGCTCGCAAGCGCGTGCTCCCTGGGATGATGTTCGGCAGCCGCGTGCTCGCCGACCTCACCCTCTCCTGCGGCGTCGAGCTGCGCTACCGGCACGGCGCGCTTCCGACCCCGCCCCGAGCCGAGGTCCGGCTCCATCGCGGCGAGCCGCTGCTGCTCTCCTGGTACGCCCACGAGGACGGCGAGGCGGTGCGAGCCGTCACGCGGCTCACGTTCGACGACAGCGGGCTCGTGTCCCACCTCCACAACTACTTCTACACCCCGGAGGTCATCGCCGAGGTGTGCCAGGAGCTGGGGGTTCCGTTCCGCGTCAACGGCTACTTCAGCTCCGAGGCGTGCGGCTCGAGCGGCCGCTGCGCGGACCCGAATCCGGAGACCTGA
- a CDS encoding DUF2378 family protein, which yields MALAMTMRAPAREPVVFGYALETLLASAGPLLPFTGKALERQGLFAGVPLHTAYPSAVWPAVIRLLAGSTSPHLAREEAEYELGRRFGEHFIQARMGTVLQGFAQVVGTEQMLLRLSRTLRSTNNFLDVALRPHGDEGGWELRLYPVREFERHPRRQADPPHFARGLLTYAFQHGGAPTARLTLADHDEGRALTTFHVSL from the coding sequence ATGGCGTTGGCGATGACGATGCGGGCCCCGGCCCGTGAACCCGTGGTGTTTGGATACGCGCTGGAGACCTTGCTGGCCTCGGCGGGGCCGCTGCTGCCCTTCACCGGCAAGGCCCTGGAGCGGCAGGGCCTCTTCGCCGGTGTCCCCCTCCACACGGCCTATCCCTCCGCCGTATGGCCAGCGGTCATCCGCCTGCTGGCGGGCAGCACCTCTCCCCACCTGGCGCGGGAGGAGGCGGAGTACGAACTGGGCCGCCGCTTCGGCGAGCACTTCATCCAGGCGCGCATGGGCACGGTGCTCCAGGGCTTCGCCCAGGTCGTCGGCACGGAGCAGATGTTGCTGCGCCTGTCGCGCACCCTGCGCTCCACCAACAACTTCCTCGACGTCGCCCTGCGGCCCCACGGCGACGAGGGCGGATGGGAGCTGCGGCTGTACCCCGTGCGAGAGTTCGAGCGCCACCCTCGGCGCCAGGCGGACCCGCCCCACTTCGCCCGAGGACTGCTCACCTACGCCTTCCAGCACGGCGGTGCTCCCACCGCGCGGCTGACCCTCGCCGACCACGACGAGGGCCGAGCCCTCACCACCTTCCACGTCAGCCTCTAG
- a CDS encoding NAD-dependent epimerase/dehydratase family protein, translated as MKIFITGATGFIGGSLAVDLKARGHAIRGLVRDDAKAGKLLALGIEPVRGDLDDAALLTAEARRADGVINAASSDHATAIDALLEGVKGSGKPLLHTSGSSVIGDDAKGDSLSPHIFDEDTPFVVEPEKQARFAIDNRVREVPGARGIVLCNTMIYGTGKGLSRDSVQIPPLVAQARKSGVVRVVGKGINRWSNVHIDDVTLLYALALERAPAGAFYFVENGEASYAEIGEAIAARLGLGPVQSWTVAEASREWGEGHARYSFGSNSRVRARRARRELGWAPRHDSVTRWIREEMPLD; from the coding sequence ATGAAAATCTTCATCACTGGCGCCACGGGCTTCATCGGTGGCTCGCTGGCCGTCGACCTGAAGGCCCGGGGACATGCGATTCGTGGACTGGTGCGCGACGATGCGAAGGCCGGGAAGCTGCTGGCGCTGGGAATCGAGCCCGTGCGCGGAGACCTGGACGACGCGGCTCTGCTGACGGCGGAGGCGCGCCGCGCGGATGGGGTCATCAACGCGGCCAGCAGTGACCATGCGACGGCCATCGACGCGCTGCTGGAGGGCGTGAAGGGCTCGGGCAAGCCGCTGCTGCACACCAGCGGCTCCAGCGTCATCGGCGACGACGCGAAGGGAGACTCCCTGTCGCCGCACATCTTCGACGAGGACACCCCGTTCGTCGTCGAGCCCGAGAAGCAGGCGCGGTTCGCCATCGACAACCGGGTGCGCGAGGTGCCGGGCGCGCGAGGCATCGTCCTGTGCAACACGATGATCTACGGCACGGGCAAGGGGCTGAGCCGGGACAGCGTGCAGATTCCTCCGCTCGTGGCGCAGGCGCGCAAGAGCGGGGTGGTGCGCGTCGTCGGGAAGGGCATCAACCGCTGGTCCAACGTCCACATCGACGACGTCACGCTGCTCTACGCGCTGGCCCTGGAGCGGGCTCCGGCGGGGGCCTTCTACTTCGTGGAGAACGGCGAGGCGTCCTACGCGGAGATTGGCGAGGCCATCGCGGCGAGGCTGGGGCTGGGGCCGGTGCAATCCTGGACCGTGGCGGAGGCCTCGCGCGAGTGGGGGGAGGGGCACGCTCGCTACTCGTTCGGCTCGAACAGCCGGGTGCGCGCCAGGCGGGCGCGGCGGGAGCTGGGCTGGGCGCCGCGTCATGACTCGGTGACGCGGTGGATTCGCGAGGAGATGCCCCTGGATTGA